CACTTGAAATCTTGGATCGAATTCGACGTAGGTATATAAGATGTGTGCTTTTGAATCTAAGTTTTCGTTTGAaccattttcctcgattaagtttatttatcgagtttcaagtatatgtcaacttaaaacaGAGACCCTGTATATCgtattttactcttattttcgttaaattttccCAGGTTTTAATAGAATCCACTCTCAAAATTTATAAGTgtcaaatatttgtatacacttattttttgggaacgtccttaactaaaaaataaaataaatatttatgtatttttttgtaactaagataatatcaaaaaaaatttgttttaggaTACTAGTTTGGATGATGAAGAGGATGTTGATTTAGACGCTCCAGTAAATGATCCAGTTAGTATTACGCCAAACTCAAACATAAATGTTGAGTTTAATGATGTAACTCCTTATAATCAACAAGTCCAAACAATTTTATCAAACGTATCCAATTATAATTTGGATACTGTATTAATGTTGAACACCGCTCAACAGAATTTATTAATGGAAGCAATCACTaagtatcaaaaattattgcaaaattgTGATGAACAATTAAATCGTattaaaatcatgaaaaatgaattaactACAAAGGCAAGGGAAAATAAATTCAGCAGTTGGTTTCGTTGTGGTGTCccttattttaaagataaatccTTACGGCACAAGTGTCCTTCAAATAaagatgtttttaataaaattacaaacggTGAATTGGCGTTAATAGATTTGCCGCCATGCAGGTTTTGGCTAGCACATGAAAAAGAAGTGTTAAAAAAAGCAGTTTGCGGCCAATCTAAACAGATCAGACTAAGAATGATAAGAgacaaatcaaataatatacaaaatattgaacaatgGAAAAATAAACCTGCGGAAGAATGTGTTTTCCCAGTGTATGATAGAAACGTACTTATAGAttggttaaaaatatcaatCCATGATTTAAAAAGTCGCCATACTGATGAAGATTGTAAAGCTATGTGGTATCAAAGTTTACATCcccatttaaataataaaccataCGGTCCTCGAGAAGCacagaaattaaaagaaatcgCTGCTAaacataattatcaaaattgggaTTTAATTGCTGAAGAATTAGGCACAAATCGATCAGGAtattctgtttgtttgtttaatcgATTAAATCaagataaatgtaataaaaggaCATTAAAATGGACTCCGGATGAAGATAATAGATTAATGTCCCTAATTGAGAAATATAAAATGGGGAATTTTATACCATGGGGAAGGATAGCTCATGCTTTTCCAAATCgtgataaaacacaaatatattgCAGATACAATACATCACTTAgaactgaatttaaaaaaggaaaattctCGAAACAAGAAGATTTAATGCTAGTAACATTAGCgaaaaaatttggtaataatattaaaaaaataagtagttATTTTAAAGAACGTACTGCAACACAAATTCGTATACGTTATACgagtttaatattaaatgaaaataagataagACCATGGACAGAAGAGGaagataagaaaataattgaattcgtTAAAGAGAATCATAAAGAATCTAAACCGATAAGTTGgagtaaattagaaaaaattattgataatccATTTAGAAATCGAACAAATATTAGACATCGTtggaatactattaaaaattatttaaatagttcgTTTGAAGGGGATGTTTCTATAATTCCTAGACCGTCAAAAAAACGATCAGGATCTACAGAAATAAACCAAACTCATTTAGATAAAGTaatgaaagttttaaataatgaaaaaacaaaaatctgtgATTTACGTGATATAACCGAAGAAGTTTTATCAACAGAGATTAAACGAGAGTTCATtgatcaatttcaaaatttctttatacaaaaattctttaaaataaaatttaaacgacCTATTGACGACATTTTAGAAATAgatgttgttaatattttattcttgattaatatattaaatgggTGTATTTGTTTGGAATcattatatcataaaaaatataaaaaatgttataccgaacataatgaattaaaaattgtggaGTTTTTACGAGATATTGTTGAGagaatgaatgaaaattgtaaTGAAACGTTATCAAATTATCtaacaaaaacatattatttaccaCAGTCTACGGGACATAaaacaattgatttaattatcccaaaatgttttttatcactTGATAAAATCGATCAT
The Chrysoperla carnea chromosome 4, inChrCarn1.1, whole genome shotgun sequence genome window above contains:
- the LOC123297742 gene encoding snRNA-activating protein complex subunit 4, with protein sequence MSFVSESIIEAEKGDIEKLDAFLNSQESSNDSDTSLDDEEDVDLDAPVNDPVSITPNSNINVEFNDVTPYNQQVQTILSNVSNYNLDTVLMLNTAQQNLLMEAITKYQKLLQNCDEQLNRIKIMKNELTTKARENKFSSWFRCGVPYFKDKSLRHKCPSNKDVFNKITNGELALIDLPPCRFWLAHEKEVLKKAVCGQSKQIRLRMIRDKSNNIQNIEQWKNKPAEECVFPVYDRNVLIDWLKISIHDLKSRHTDEDCKAMWYQSLHPHLNNKPYGPREAQKLKEIAAKHNYQNWDLIAEELGTNRSGYSVCLFNRLNQDKCNKRTLKWTPDEDNRLMSLIEKYKMGNFIPWGRIAHAFPNRDKTQIYCRYNTSLRTEFKKGKFSKQEDLMLVTLAKKFGNNIKKISSYFKERTATQIRIRYTSLILNENKIRPWTEEEDKKIIEFVKENHKESKPISWSKLEKIIDNPFRNRTNIRHRWNTIKNYLNSSFEGDVSIIPRPSKKRSGSTEINQTHLDKVMKVLNNEKTKICDLRDITEEVLSTEIKREFIDQFQNFFIQKFFKIKFKRPIDDILEIDVVNILFLINILNGCICLESLYH